From Algoriphagus sp. NG3, the proteins below share one genomic window:
- a CDS encoding ATP-binding protein, whose protein sequence is MKHQSKLMLLGLSTTLLFAQCNPQKSNEGSTEVVLVEEAKTPTLTKIWETDAELITNESVLYDESTGKIYVSNIEGEPSGKDGKGSISIIDKEGTIVNKEWVSGLDAPKGMGLANGNLYVTDIDQLVEINLESGKISKKYPIEGAGFLNDVAAFESKVYFTDMNTGKIHLLEGGKTSTVAEGHTSINGIAVDSDGSVYGLDGEGFKMIHLDGTAMLINKNVTGGDGLIILGDGNYLASRWAGEIYFIDNEGETLLLDTKAEESNTADIGFIPSENIVLVPTFFKNKVVAYKLDY, encoded by the coding sequence ATGAAACATCAATCTAAATTAATGTTACTGGGATTATCTACTACTTTGCTTTTTGCGCAGTGTAATCCACAAAAATCTAATGAAGGTAGTACGGAAGTAGTTCTCGTCGAGGAAGCAAAAACACCAACCTTAACCAAAATATGGGAAACTGATGCTGAATTGATCACAAATGAATCAGTATTATATGATGAATCCACTGGAAAAATCTACGTTTCCAATATTGAGGGGGAACCTTCAGGAAAAGATGGAAAAGGATCAATCTCCATTATAGATAAGGAAGGAACCATTGTCAATAAAGAATGGGTAAGCGGGTTGGATGCCCCTAAAGGAATGGGTTTAGCAAATGGAAACCTATATGTTACCGATATTGACCAACTCGTAGAAATCAATTTAGAGTCTGGTAAGATTTCCAAAAAATATCCAATAGAGGGGGCAGGTTTCTTGAACGATGTAGCTGCTTTTGAGAGCAAAGTGTATTTTACAGATATGAATACCGGCAAAATCCATTTGCTTGAAGGCGGAAAAACATCCACTGTAGCCGAAGGACATACTTCCATCAATGGCATTGCGGTAGACTCAGATGGATCAGTGTATGGACTGGACGGAGAAGGATTCAAAATGATTCATCTGGACGGCACAGCTATGCTGATCAATAAAAATGTAACCGGAGGTGATGGCCTTATTATTCTTGGCGATGGAAATTACTTAGCTTCCCGCTGGGCAGGAGAGATTTATTTTATAGACAACGAAGGAGAAACCCTTCTTTTGGATACCAAAGCAGAAGAATCCAATACTGCTGATATTGGCTTTATCCCAAGCGAAAACATCGTACTGGTTCCAACTTTCTTCAAAAACAAAGTGGTAGCCTATAAGCTTGACTATTGA
- a CDS encoding acyl-ACP desaturase yields the protein MKSAEIDYELEKNIEVISQLDDLVGEAVDNILVDPDKCWQPSDFLPDFGDPDIHDEIKFLQKRSEGIPDTVLTSLVGNMITEEALPSYQTYFNLIPGINSERSLLSESGWVRWSKSWTAEENRHGDLLNKYLYMTGRVDMKAVEQTIHRLLMNGFDPNSGNDPYQAIVYTSFQERATKISHVNTGKLADIAGDPVLGRICKQIAGDEARHEKAYKSFMSAIFEIDPNGAIIAFEKLMRKQIVMPAVLMGKGGSNPSLFTQFSEVTQKVGIYTGWDYARIIDHLVSLWKIESLTGLNDVASKAQDYLAKLAERYMRLADRMKAPEEVKLAWLK from the coding sequence ATGAAATCAGCTGAAATAGATTACGAACTAGAAAAGAACATCGAGGTCATTTCTCAATTAGATGATCTTGTAGGAGAGGCTGTAGATAATATTCTGGTAGATCCAGACAAATGTTGGCAACCTTCAGATTTCCTTCCCGATTTCGGAGATCCCGATATTCATGATGAAATCAAATTTCTTCAAAAAAGATCCGAAGGCATTCCAGATACGGTTCTGACGTCTTTGGTTGGAAATATGATCACAGAAGAAGCCCTGCCTAGTTACCAGACTTATTTCAATTTAATTCCCGGCATCAATTCTGAGCGAAGCCTATTGTCAGAATCCGGATGGGTACGCTGGTCCAAATCCTGGACCGCTGAGGAAAACCGCCACGGCGATCTGTTGAATAAGTATCTCTACATGACTGGAAGGGTGGATATGAAGGCGGTAGAGCAGACAATCCATAGATTATTGATGAATGGTTTTGATCCTAATTCTGGAAATGACCCATATCAGGCAATCGTATATACTTCTTTTCAAGAAAGAGCAACAAAAATTTCCCATGTCAACACCGGTAAACTGGCAGATATTGCAGGGGATCCAGTTTTGGGAAGAATCTGCAAGCAAATCGCAGGAGATGAAGCCAGGCATGAAAAAGCGTATAAAAGCTTTATGTCAGCAATCTTCGAAATCGACCCGAATGGGGCTATCATTGCTTTTGAAAAGCTGATGAGAAAGCAAATCGTGATGCCTGCCGTGCTGATGGGAAAAGGCGGATCCAACCCTTCGCTATTTACCCAGTTCTCTGAAGTAACTCAGAAAGTGGGGATTTATACAGGATGGGATTATGCCAGAATCATTGATCACTTGGTAAGCCTATGGAAGATTGAAAGCCTGACTGGCCTGAATGATGTAGCTTCCAAAGCCCAGGATTATCTGGCAAAATTGGCTGAAAGGTATATGAGATTAGCTGATCGGATGAAAGCTCCAGAAGAGGTTAAACTTGCGTGGCTTAAATAG
- a CDS encoding bifunctional GNAT family N-acetyltransferase/carbon-nitrogen hydrolase family protein translates to MDNTQVENISLAYLQPSDYKALKAAMIEAYRSMPGSHWEESQIETLINKFPSGQVVIKINDQLAGCALSIIVNDAELEGEHTYRDITTNFTFDNHNNAGDMLYGIDVFIKPEFRGLRLGRRLYDYRKELCEKLNLKGIVFGGRIPNYHKYADQMGPKEYLEKVKMKEIHDPVLNFQLANDFHPARIMKNYLEGDTASSEFAVLLEWNNIFYEKPTKKASSNKTIVRLGLIQWQMRLYDNLDELMQQAEYFIDAVSGYRSDFALFPELFNAPLMAEFNHLSEAQAVRGLAKYTDEIVKRFAQLSVSYNINIITGSMPKIKNDKLYNVGYLCKRDGSIETYEKLHITPLEAKVWGMQGGSMLKAFDTDCGKIGILICYDAEFPELSRLLAEEGMDILFIPFLTDTQNGYSRVRNCAMARAIENECYVAMAGSVGNLPKVHNMDMQYAQSMVITPCDFPFPSNGIKAEATPNSEMTLIADVDLSLLRELNEFGSVRNLKDRRKDLFELRLKNIPK, encoded by the coding sequence ATGGACAATACCCAAGTAGAAAACATATCACTCGCCTACCTCCAGCCATCGGACTACAAGGCGCTAAAGGCCGCCATGATAGAAGCCTATCGCTCCATGCCAGGCTCCCATTGGGAAGAGAGCCAGATCGAAACATTGATCAATAAATTCCCGTCAGGCCAGGTGGTCATCAAAATAAACGACCAACTTGCAGGCTGTGCGCTCTCAATTATTGTTAATGATGCGGAATTGGAGGGGGAGCATACTTATAGAGACATTACAACAAACTTCACTTTTGACAACCACAACAATGCCGGTGACATGCTTTACGGCATTGATGTTTTCATCAAACCAGAATTCCGGGGGCTGAGATTAGGTAGAAGATTGTATGATTATCGGAAAGAACTCTGTGAAAAACTTAATCTGAAAGGTATTGTCTTTGGTGGCAGAATCCCCAATTACCACAAATATGCAGATCAGATGGGGCCAAAGGAATATTTGGAAAAGGTGAAAATGAAGGAGATTCATGATCCTGTTTTGAATTTCCAGCTGGCAAATGACTTTCATCCTGCACGGATCATGAAAAACTATCTGGAAGGCGATACCGCGTCCAGTGAGTTTGCTGTTCTACTGGAATGGAATAATATTTTCTATGAAAAACCGACCAAAAAAGCGTCCAGCAATAAGACCATCGTACGGCTAGGTTTGATTCAATGGCAAATGCGGCTTTATGACAACCTGGATGAGTTGATGCAGCAGGCTGAGTATTTTATTGATGCTGTTTCTGGCTACCGTTCAGATTTCGCATTGTTTCCTGAGCTTTTTAACGCACCCTTGATGGCCGAATTCAACCATCTGAGTGAAGCTCAGGCCGTGAGGGGACTGGCCAAATATACTGACGAGATCGTTAAGCGCTTTGCGCAGCTTTCCGTTTCTTACAATATCAATATCATTACCGGCTCCATGCCGAAAATCAAAAATGACAAGCTCTACAATGTGGGCTATCTCTGCAAGCGTGATGGTTCGATTGAGACCTATGAAAAGCTCCATATTACTCCATTAGAAGCCAAAGTATGGGGAATGCAGGGCGGAAGTATGCTGAAAGCTTTTGACACTGACTGCGGTAAAATCGGAATTCTGATATGCTATGACGCTGAGTTTCCTGAATTGAGCAGACTGCTAGCAGAAGAAGGAATGGACATACTTTTTATCCCCTTTCTCACAGACACACAAAATGGGTATTCCCGTGTCCGCAATTGCGCAATGGCCAGGGCAATAGAAAACGAATGCTATGTCGCTATGGCTGGAAGCGTGGGCAATCTCCCTAAAGTACATAATATGGATATGCAATACGCCCAATCCATGGTAATTACACCCTGTGACTTTCCATTTCCTAGCAATGGGATCAAAGCAGAAGCCACACCTAATAGCGAGATGACTTTAATCGCAGATGTGGATCTCTCCTTGTTACGAGAATTAAATGAATTCGGCAGTGTCAGAAATCTAAAGGATAGAAGAAAAGACCTGTTTGAACTTAGGCTAAAAAATATTCCAAAATAA
- a CDS encoding Rossmann-like and DUF2520 domain-containing protein produces MKFNIAIIGAGNVAWHLAPALEDAGHVITEIYARSLQSAEAITDRVYAGEPKDDLDFSASEAEIFILAVKDAAILEVADEIILPEDSILVHTSGSVGLDMLNYSSATYTGIFYPLQTFTKGRKIEFDEVPFLLESDDEETLQKLKKLAKSLSPLTYTVRSKDRKAMHIAAVFSSNFSNHMIRIAEEIMHRQGLDFEMLKPLIIETISKSLQLGAKAAQTGPAIREDYETLEDHHRFLSYNEGIAEIYRLISQDIIDS; encoded by the coding sequence ATGAAGTTTAATATAGCAATTATAGGTGCCGGTAATGTCGCATGGCATCTGGCACCGGCTTTAGAGGATGCCGGACATGTAATTACCGAGATATATGCCCGCTCTCTCCAAAGTGCAGAGGCGATTACCGACCGGGTATATGCCGGCGAGCCAAAAGATGACCTTGATTTTTCGGCCAGTGAAGCGGAGATCTTTATCCTTGCGGTAAAAGACGCTGCTATTCTTGAAGTTGCTGATGAGATTATCCTGCCAGAGGATTCCATCTTGGTCCATACTTCTGGATCTGTGGGATTGGATATGTTGAACTATAGTTCGGCAACATACACCGGGATATTTTATCCCTTGCAGACATTTACCAAAGGCAGAAAAATCGAATTTGATGAAGTGCCTTTCCTGCTTGAATCGGATGACGAGGAGACTTTACAAAAGCTGAAAAAGCTTGCCAAAAGCCTTTCTCCTTTGACTTATACGGTCAGGTCAAAAGATAGAAAAGCCATGCACATTGCCGCAGTCTTTTCAAGCAACTTTTCCAATCATATGATCAGGATCGCCGAGGAGATCATGCATCGACAGGGATTGGACTTTGAAATGCTCAAACCCTTGATCATAGAGACCATTTCAAAGAGCCTACAGTTAGGAGCCAAGGCAGCACAAACAGGGCCGGCTATACGTGAGGACTACGAGACCCTTGAAGACCATCACCGCTTTTTAAGTTACAATGAGGGTATAGCAGAAATCTATCGGCTTATCTCCCAGGATATTATTGATAGCTGA
- the lpdA gene encoding dihydrolipoyl dehydrogenase translates to MYDVIVIGSGPGGYVAAIRCAQLGLKTALVEKYPTLGGTCLNVGCIPSKALLDSSEHFHNAAHTFETHGIKLSNLKVDLKQMITRKNDVVKQNTDGIQYLMKKNKIEVHQGLGSFVDTTTVKVTKDDGSSSDIQGKNIIIATGSKPSSLPFITLDKDRVITSTEALNLKEIPKHLVVIGGGVIGLELGSVYARLGAKVSVIEFMDSLIPTMDRTMGKELQKSLKKIGFEFYLKHKVTAVEKKGKEVTVKAEDSKGETVEVKGDYVLVSIGRRPYTDGLNAEAAGVKITERGQIEVNEHLQTNVPNIYAIGDVVKGAMLAHKAEEEGVFVAETILGQKPHINYNLIPGVVYTWPEVAAVGYTEEQLKEKGVKYKTGKFPFMASGRARASMDTDGLVKVLADAETDEILGVHMIGPRTADMIAEAVVAMEYRASAEDISRMSHAHPTYTEAFKEACLAATDNRALHI, encoded by the coding sequence ATGTACGACGTAATAGTAATAGGTTCGGGTCCTGGTGGGTATGTAGCAGCGATTCGCTGTGCGCAGCTTGGACTGAAAACCGCCCTTGTTGAAAAATACCCTACGCTTGGGGGTACTTGCCTGAATGTTGGTTGTATTCCATCTAAGGCACTTTTGGATTCCTCTGAGCACTTTCATAATGCTGCCCATACTTTTGAAACTCATGGGATCAAGCTGAGTAACCTGAAAGTAGATCTTAAGCAGATGATCACCCGCAAAAACGACGTGGTAAAGCAAAACACGGATGGCATCCAGTATTTGATGAAAAAGAACAAAATCGAGGTTCATCAAGGATTGGGGTCTTTTGTGGATACTACTACAGTGAAAGTGACTAAGGATGATGGTTCTTCATCGGATATCCAAGGTAAAAACATCATCATTGCTACTGGCTCAAAACCTTCATCCTTGCCATTTATCACGTTGGATAAAGACCGGGTAATTACCTCGACTGAGGCTTTGAATTTGAAAGAAATTCCAAAGCACCTTGTAGTTATTGGGGGTGGAGTGATAGGGTTGGAGCTTGGTTCAGTCTATGCCAGATTGGGAGCAAAAGTTTCTGTAATTGAATTCATGGATTCTTTGATTCCTACGATGGATCGTACCATGGGCAAAGAACTTCAAAAATCATTGAAGAAGATTGGTTTCGAGTTTTATTTGAAGCATAAGGTTACTGCGGTTGAGAAGAAAGGTAAAGAGGTGACAGTAAAAGCGGAGGATTCTAAAGGTGAGACCGTAGAAGTAAAAGGTGATTATGTATTGGTATCCATAGGAAGAAGACCTTATACAGATGGTTTGAATGCTGAAGCGGCAGGAGTGAAAATCACTGAAAGAGGGCAGATTGAGGTCAATGAGCATCTACAGACCAATGTTCCTAATATCTATGCAATCGGGGATGTGGTAAAAGGCGCCATGCTAGCCCATAAGGCTGAGGAGGAAGGAGTATTTGTAGCAGAGACTATTTTGGGACAAAAGCCACATATCAATTATAATCTAATTCCAGGTGTGGTTTACACGTGGCCTGAAGTTGCTGCTGTTGGTTATACTGAGGAGCAATTGAAGGAAAAAGGTGTCAAGTATAAGACTGGGAAATTCCCATTTATGGCCTCTGGAAGGGCAAGAGCCTCTATGGATACAGATGGGCTGGTGAAGGTATTGGCAGATGCCGAAACAGACGAAATCCTAGGCGTACATATGATCGGCCCCAGAACTGCTGATATGATTGCCGAAGCTGTGGTGGCAATGGAATATAGAGCCTCTGCAGAGGATATTTCCAGAATGTCCCATGCGCACCCTACTTATACAGAAGCGTTCAAGGAGGCTTGTTTGGCAGCTACTGATAATAGAGCTTTGCACATATAG
- a CDS encoding four helix bundle protein, with product MNRYKELLVWQKAIDLAVEVYQITEKLPKEERYGLVSQINRSVISIPSNIAEGAGRNTSKEFNNFLGIAQGSSFELDTQLIISNRLNFISKDDYQKIEMQLEYIQNMIAKLKKSLNV from the coding sequence ATGAATCGTTACAAAGAATTACTCGTTTGGCAAAAGGCCATCGATTTAGCTGTTGAAGTTTATCAAATCACAGAAAAACTACCAAAAGAAGAGCGGTACGGCTTAGTAAGCCAGATAAACAGAAGTGTGATTTCGATTCCATCTAATATAGCTGAAGGAGCAGGAAGAAACACAAGCAAAGAATTCAATAATTTCTTGGGAATTGCCCAAGGATCATCATTTGAGCTGGATACGCAGTTGATTATTTCGAATCGGCTAAATTTTATTTCAAAGGATGACTATCAAAAAATAGAAATGCAGCTTGAGTACATCCAAAATATGATTGCCAAGTTGAAAAAGAGTCTAAATGTTTAA
- the odhB gene encoding 2-oxoglutarate dehydrogenase complex dihydrolipoyllysine-residue succinyltransferase produces MSKEIKVPAVGESITEVTIGQWFKKDGDEVQMDEVLCELESDKATFELPAEAAGVLKIKAQEGDVLEIGAVICEIDEAGTPGKSEPTKAAEPQAKTEEKSSGSKATGEVKEMVVPTVGESITEVTLANWIKADGDYVKLDEIIAEVDSDKATFELPAEASGILRHVAQEGDVLEIGGMICKIEVTEGEPASQPASEQSSAAETSSASGNTNYATGHASPAASKILAEKGVSPESVQGSGKDGRITKEDAQNAQKAAPAPAKPAAKEAAPASAPAPVPGSRDERREKMSSLRKTVARRLVSVKNETAMLTTFNEVNMKPIMDLRSKFKEQFKEKHGVGLGFMSFFTKAVCVALQEWPAVNAKIDGNEIVYNDYCDISIAVSAPKGLVVPVIRNAEAMSFDQIEKEVVRLAGKARDNKLSIEEMTGGTFTLTNGGIFGSMMSTPIINAPQSAILGMHNIVQRPMAVNGEVVILPMMYVALSYDHRIIDGRESVSFLVRVKELLEDPTRLLFGV; encoded by the coding sequence ATGAGCAAAGAAATTAAAGTTCCGGCTGTAGGAGAGTCCATTACGGAAGTTACCATCGGCCAATGGTTTAAAAAAGACGGAGATGAGGTTCAGATGGACGAAGTCCTTTGTGAGCTGGAGTCTGACAAAGCTACTTTTGAGCTTCCGGCCGAAGCTGCCGGAGTATTGAAAATCAAAGCGCAGGAAGGCGATGTGCTGGAAATCGGTGCTGTGATCTGTGAAATCGATGAGGCTGGTACTCCAGGCAAATCTGAGCCTACCAAAGCAGCGGAACCACAAGCAAAAACTGAAGAGAAATCATCAGGTTCTAAAGCTACCGGGGAAGTTAAGGAAATGGTAGTTCCCACTGTGGGGGAATCCATCACTGAGGTGACCTTGGCAAACTGGATTAAAGCGGACGGAGACTATGTGAAGCTTGATGAGATCATCGCTGAGGTAGATTCGGATAAAGCAACTTTTGAATTGCCTGCAGAGGCATCAGGAATTCTCCGTCATGTAGCTCAGGAAGGTGATGTCTTGGAGATTGGTGGTATGATATGCAAAATAGAGGTCACTGAAGGTGAGCCTGCATCGCAACCTGCTTCTGAGCAATCTTCTGCAGCAGAAACATCATCTGCTTCTGGGAATACTAACTATGCCACTGGCCATGCTTCCCCGGCAGCTTCCAAAATCTTGGCTGAAAAGGGAGTTTCTCCTGAGTCAGTGCAAGGAAGTGGTAAGGATGGCAGAATTACCAAAGAAGATGCACAAAATGCCCAGAAAGCCGCCCCTGCCCCTGCCAAACCTGCAGCCAAGGAAGCTGCTCCAGCTTCGGCTCCTGCACCTGTGCCAGGTTCTAGGGATGAGCGCCGAGAGAAAATGTCATCGTTAAGAAAAACTGTTGCCAGGCGGTTGGTTTCTGTGAAGAATGAGACAGCAATGCTGACTACCTTCAACGAGGTGAACATGAAGCCGATCATGGATTTGAGATCCAAGTTCAAGGAACAGTTTAAAGAAAAGCATGGCGTAGGACTCGGGTTCATGTCCTTCTTCACCAAAGCAGTATGCGTGGCTCTACAAGAATGGCCAGCGGTGAATGCGAAAATCGATGGTAATGAAATAGTATATAATGACTACTGTGATATTTCCATTGCCGTCTCCGCTCCAAAAGGCTTGGTGGTCCCGGTAATCAGGAACGCAGAAGCAATGAGCTTTGACCAGATAGAAAAGGAAGTGGTGAGATTGGCCGGAAAAGCCAGAGACAACAAGCTTTCTATTGAGGAAATGACAGGTGGTACCTTTACCTTGACCAATGGAGGAATCTTCGGGTCTATGATGTCCACCCCGATCATCAATGCTCCTCAATCTGCAATTCTAGGTATGCACAACATCGTACAACGCCCTATGGCCGTGAACGGGGAAGTGGTGATCTTGCCTATGATGTATGTGGCTCTTTCTTATGATCACAGAATCATAGATGGCCGCGAATCGGTGAGCTTCTTGGTTCGAGTGAAAGAATTGCTCGAAGATCCGACAAGATTGTTGTTTGGTGTTTAA
- a CDS encoding 2-oxoglutarate dehydrogenase E1 component, which produces MDKFSYIANAHVSYIDELYSTYKSDPESIDPSWKEFFDGFDFALTNYGEEVNGAATNGKAAAPAKNGALATPGTIMDMEQLPKEIKVRALIHAYRSRAHLRSKTNPVRERRDRKALIDPQDFGLGQEDMNTEFQAGNEIGIGAAKLSKILDSLKSIYEGSVGFEYLYIRDPEMLDWFKTKVEKEALAFNPTHEDKKRILSKLNQAVVFENFLHTKYLGQKRFSLEGGESTIPFLDALINTSSQLGVKEVMIGMAHRGRLNVLANIMGKTYEQIFSEFEGTAKPDLTMGDGDVKYHMGYSSDIVTPDNNKVHLKLAPNPSHLEAVDPVVEGFLRAKIDSEYKGDKTKALPILIHGDAAVAGQGIVYEVTQMADLKGYNTGGTIHFVINNQVGFTTDFDDARSSIYCTDVAKIIDAPVIHVNGDNAESVVFAAKLAAEFRQKFSRDIFVDMVCYRRHGHNESDEPKFTQPELYNIISKHPNPREIYVKRLTERGDVEAKLASQMDEEFRQLLQDRLNLVKEKPLPYQATRFEAAWSTLRRSKPEDFDYSPETGIAEDVIEKVAEALTVIPKGFKPLKQIEAQLKQRKDMFFQSKTLNWAAAELLAYGSLILAGKTVRLTGQDVQRGTFSHRHAVLHDANTNKAYNSLKEMKDRKGEFYIYNSLLSEYAVLGFEYGYAMANPNSLTIWEAQFGDFANGAQTMIDQFITSGESKWQKMNGLVMLLPHGYEGQGPEHSNARPERFLQLAAEYNTIVANVTEPSNFFHLLRRQLAWEFRKPCIVMSPKSLLRHPKVVSPLSEFTSGKFREVIPDTTVAAKDVKRVVLCSGKVYYDLEEAREKEKIKNVAIVRLEQLHPLPKKQMLEVLAGYPEAEVVWVQEEPSNMGYWNYLLRLLYKEIPMDVIARKASASPATGYNKVHVEEQKNIIAQALKLN; this is translated from the coding sequence ATGGATAAGTTTTCTTATATCGCTAACGCTCACGTATCCTATATCGATGAGCTATACTCTACATACAAGAGTGACCCAGAATCAATCGACCCCAGTTGGAAAGAGTTTTTCGATGGCTTTGACTTTGCACTGACCAACTATGGTGAGGAAGTAAACGGAGCAGCTACCAATGGAAAAGCGGCCGCTCCGGCAAAGAACGGGGCATTGGCCACCCCAGGTACTATCATGGACATGGAGCAGTTGCCAAAAGAAATCAAAGTAAGGGCGCTGATCCATGCATATCGCTCAAGAGCCCACCTTAGATCCAAGACTAATCCGGTAAGAGAACGCCGTGACCGAAAAGCGCTGATCGATCCCCAGGATTTCGGATTGGGACAGGAGGATATGAATACGGAGTTTCAGGCTGGAAATGAAATTGGAATCGGCGCCGCAAAACTTTCTAAAATCTTGGATTCATTAAAATCCATTTATGAAGGTTCGGTGGGTTTTGAATACCTCTATATACGTGATCCGGAAATGCTGGATTGGTTCAAGACGAAAGTCGAAAAAGAAGCCTTGGCATTTAATCCTACCCATGAGGATAAGAAGAGAATCCTGTCCAAGCTGAACCAGGCGGTGGTATTCGAAAACTTTTTACATACAAAATACCTAGGGCAGAAACGTTTCTCATTGGAAGGTGGAGAAAGCACTATTCCGTTTTTGGATGCGTTGATCAACACTTCTTCCCAACTTGGCGTGAAAGAAGTAATGATAGGGATGGCTCACCGGGGCCGTCTAAATGTCCTGGCTAATATTATGGGCAAAACCTACGAGCAGATTTTCTCTGAATTCGAAGGTACTGCCAAGCCAGATTTGACTATGGGAGATGGCGATGTGAAGTATCATATGGGTTATTCCAGTGATATCGTGACCCCCGACAATAATAAAGTACACCTGAAACTTGCGCCAAACCCCTCACACCTTGAGGCGGTGGATCCAGTGGTTGAAGGCTTCTTGAGAGCTAAAATTGATTCCGAATATAAAGGGGATAAGACTAAAGCACTTCCGATTTTGATCCATGGTGATGCCGCAGTGGCAGGCCAGGGCATAGTATATGAAGTGACTCAGATGGCTGACCTGAAAGGCTACAATACCGGAGGAACCATACACTTTGTAATTAATAACCAGGTTGGTTTTACGACGGATTTTGATGATGCAAGATCTTCGATTTACTGTACGGATGTTGCCAAAATCATCGATGCTCCAGTCATCCACGTGAATGGGGATAATGCTGAATCAGTAGTGTTTGCAGCCAAACTTGCAGCAGAATTCAGGCAAAAATTCAGCAGGGATATTTTTGTGGATATGGTGTGCTATAGACGTCATGGGCACAATGAATCTGATGAGCCAAAATTCACCCAGCCTGAACTATATAATATTATATCCAAGCATCCAAATCCAAGAGAAATCTACGTGAAGCGATTGACTGAGCGTGGGGATGTAGAGGCCAAATTGGCTTCTCAGATGGATGAAGAATTCAGACAATTGCTTCAGGATCGTTTGAATTTGGTAAAGGAAAAACCTCTGCCTTATCAGGCAACCCGCTTTGAAGCTGCATGGAGTACATTAAGAAGATCCAAACCTGAGGATTTTGACTATTCTCCCGAGACAGGCATTGCCGAGGATGTGATCGAAAAGGTAGCAGAAGCCCTTACCGTAATCCCTAAAGGATTTAAACCCTTGAAGCAAATCGAGGCACAGCTTAAGCAGCGGAAGGATATGTTTTTCCAGTCCAAAACCCTGAATTGGGCGGCAGCTGAATTACTTGCTTATGGTTCTTTGATATTGGCAGGTAAAACTGTACGATTGACGGGGCAGGATGTGCAGCGTGGTACCTTCTCTCACCGTCATGCGGTGCTGCATGATGCCAACACGAATAAAGCCTACAATTCCCTAAAGGAAATGAAGGACAGAAAAGGTGAGTTCTACATTTACAACTCACTTCTTTCCGAATACGCTGTATTGGGTTTTGAATATGGCTATGCGATGGCCAACCCAAATTCATTGACGATCTGGGAAGCACAGTTTGGTGATTTTGCCAATGGTGCCCAGACGATGATTGACCAGTTTATCACTTCGGGTGAATCAAAGTGGCAGAAGATGAACGGATTGGTGATGTTGCTTCCGCATGGCTACGAGGGACAGGGGCCTGAGCATTCCAATGCCCGCCCAGAACGTTTCCTTCAGCTGGCTGCAGAATACAACACAATTGTCGCTAATGTGACTGAGCCGTCTAATTTCTTCCACCTACTCAGAAGGCAGCTTGCATGGGAATTCAGAAAGCCGTGTATAGTGATGTCACCGAAGTCTCTTTTGAGACACCCTAAAGTAGTATCTCCATTGTCTGAATTCACCTCTGGTAAATTCCGCGAAGTGATTCCTGATACCACTGTAGCAGCTAAGGATGTGAAAAGGGTGGTCCTTTGTTCTGGCAAGGTGTATTATGATTTGGAAGAAGCCAGGGAAAAAGAAAAAATCAAGAACGTAGCCATCGTCAGACTAGAACAACTTCATCCTCTTCCTAAAAAGCAGATGCTGGAAGTATTGGCTGGATATCCGGAAGCAGAAGTTGTATGGGTTCAGGAAGAACCATCCAATATGGGGTACTGGAATTATTTGTTGAGATTGCTTTATAAAGAAATCCCAATGGACGTAATTGCAAGAAAAGCAAGTGCTTCTCCGGCTACAGGATACAATAAAGTCCATGTGGAAGAGCAGAAAAACATTATTGCCCAAGCGTTGAAATTGAATTAA